The Aspergillus nidulans FGSC A4 chromosome VII nucleotide sequence GATTAGCCACGCCATGCAATGCTGAGAGACATAGTTACCAGATGTAACATTGTGCATGTAAGTATGCAGTAAATTGTGAAATTTATCCCTCTTTGCATGTAGAGAAGACCCGATAGCCCGAAACGAGCAAGGATTGCCTCTTGAAGCCTGCAGAGACACTTGGCAGATGAGTAACATAACGACATATGCGTCTTCCAATTTCCACTGGCTGGAAATTTTGATGCGATTAATTGTGGTCGGTGGCAGAGTACTATGCCAAGATGGCAGTGTGAATGCATATTGCCGACAAAATGAGAAGGGATCCAAGGAGGAGAGCCGTCTGGGGGGTAATTGACCTGCAGATCCGGAGGCAGGCTTTGCAGCCAGTCTGCAAAAAGCGGGTTGTTTTCGACGAATTTGGAGTTGGAGCCCCAGTCCTTTTGTCGTTTGATTTTGTGGTAAACGTCTGTAAGTATGCGTATATGATGAGCGTTCCGAACAAAATAGGCATACTGCCTAGATCGATCAATTTCGAACTGGTCCATGTTTTCGACATCAAGCTCGGGTTGCATGTCGACCGTCTGTGGATCTACGCCATAGTCCGAACGTCCTGCAGATGTCAGCACACGACAACGCCATAGGGCAAATCGACATACCTTGCGGGGCGCCTATCATTACCTCGACAACTAAGAGGGCCTGCCACACTCTAGTTTGAACTAAACATTCAACGGGGCTCAGGTTGCAGGTTTTTTCCTCAAGATGCGTGCTGTAGTGTTCATGAATATCCAGATCTTTGGCCATAGATATTATCGTCTTGACCGTCTGCCAAGACCGATAATAATAGCCTTTTTTGGGTAATGACTCTCGAGCTTtcaagagaaggagaagcgccTGGATTGTGCTCAGGCGCGGAACATCCATGAAGCTAGACTCATGTCCTTGGGTCAAATTAGTATGGCGGCGAAGTAGATGTAGAAGGACTTACTGGTTGCCAGTGCCAACCACTGAGCCCCTTGAGCGGGATCATCCGATAACCTTCCTGCACATGCAAATAGAGCTTCAAGGAGGAGAGGCGATATTGAATTTCGGTCATGCTGCCACTGATGATACAGGTGCGCCCGGTGAACAACAGGAACGTAAGGATGAATGTCATCAAAATAGATCTTGAAATAATTCATGACTTCGTCGTCTGATGGCATGAGTTCTGGAGGAATGCGGATTTTGGAGCCGGACCCAGTGCGCAGGGGAGGCAAACATTCCTCTACTTCATCCTGGATAGGAATTTCCGGCTCGGTCCTGTCTGTCCTTTGTTGTCGGATATATGGTGCTTTCCACCAGTTAGTTTCGTCGATTATTGGGAACAATCTACTTACCAATTCCGGTCTCATCAATTCTCAATTCACCCAGTACTTCACTGAGATTTTCGGCGGTGGAGTGCTCATGGTCGCCATATTCTATACCATCGTTTGGCCCTATGGAGCGTGCTTGAGAAACAGAAAACAACTGATGCGCTTGATATGAGTCTTGCGAGACAGCTTCAAGAGGCGATCTTATCCCATAAAGACTCGACTGCGTCGACACGGCACCAGGCGCATACTGAGAAAATGAGCCTACTCCGTCATTATATTGATTAGCAGCCTGTCCATGAGGTGCAACGCCGTCGCGGTAGGTTTGGAATGCAGTCAGATGCGAAGATTCTGGCACATTGAGGGTATTAATCGTGTTGATGGAATATGGTTCAACGCTCGGTCCTGAAGAGAAATCGCTCTCTTGTCCAATGGTTGGAGGCACGCAAACTAGCTTCAGTCGATTGCAGGCAGAACAAGGCCAGATGTTTGTTGTAGCAGCATCGCATTTGATTTTTCGCTTCCTACAGCCATTGCATGCGCGCATGACTGGAAGAGGTATTCAGCAAGGAAACCAAAATCACCAAAGAAAGGCACTTACCCTTGAGCCTTTTGTGTCTATTGTGCTCATCAACGAAAACATAGTCTGATATAAGAAGCCGTTAGCATACATATGCCTGGGGCAAAAGTTATGTAGCGCCTTATTTCGGGACATATGCCTTACTTCTTTGACCCTCGCGGGGAGGGCCGGTGGGGGGCATATACGAATACCCCTGCATCCTGAGCTGTTTGCCCTTGAAAGTTATATATGCTTGACCGCTTTGACCTGGAAAGCCGGGCAAGAAGGGTATTGGTAATAAGCGCAGGGCCTGCCTTGCACCACAGAAGTATCCTCCCAACTAGCCAAGCTTAGCCGCGTGTAGTCAGACGTAGTGCTGCTTTCGGCGATGCATCGCCAGGCGAGAAGGCAATAGATTTTGATGCCGGGCTTGCTCGGCCCCTTATGTATGTGCCTTCAATCTGAAACTGGAAGAGTACTTGTTTTGCGCCTTAAAGctggagcttctccttgtctAGATTTTGCGAGGTAGAGACAAAACAAGGGGCCGCCGGACTGGCAGagtttcttgtttctggggcAGGTGCTAAGAGCCCAATAATCGACAAGGACGATGGAGCTGTCGGTTATTTCGAGGCAAACGTGATATATGTGTCTCCAG carries:
- a CDS encoding Zn(II)2Cys6 transcription factor (transcript_id=CADANIAT00008016) translates to MQGYSYMPPTGPPREGQRSIYYVFVDEHNRHKRLKVMRACNGCRKRKIKCDAATTNIWPCSACNRLKLVCVPPTIGQESDFSSGPSVEPYSINTINTLNVPESSHLTAFQTYRDGVAPHGQAANQYNDGVGSFSQYAPGAVSTQSSLYGIRSPLEAVSQDSYQAHQLFSVSQARSIGPNDGIEYGDHEHSTAENLSEVLGELRIDETGIAPYIRQQRTDRTEPEIPIQDEVEECLPPLRTGSGSKIRIPPELMPSDDEVMNYFKIYFDDIHPYVPVVHRAHLYHQWQHDRNSISPLLLEALFACAGRLSDDPAQGAQWLALATRHESSFMDVPRLSTIQALLLLLKARESLPKKGYYYRSWQTVKTIISMAKDLDIHEHYSTHLEEKTCNLSPVECLVQTRVWQALLVVEVMIGAPQGRSDYGVDPQTVDMQPELDVENMDQFEIDRSRQYAYFVRNAHHIRILTDVYHKIKRQKDWGSNSKFVENNPLFADWLQSLPPDLQVNYPPDGSPPWIPSHFVGNMHSHCHLGIVLCHRPQLIASKFPASGNWKTHMSLCYSSAKCLCRLQEAILARFGLSGLLYMQRGINFTIYCILTCTMLHLVAITSPDPEFHTDAREYFTRHMRILERCSSAWPMPEIQAQIDSLRLAFSANINRPFELKATFPYGSPSEPYQPSPTLETQYNPQPNQISNLQERAAFHPYPITPPISAGTEDSKAGTPQLHPPALLSTHSVHAEGPLVDESSWDPTRIINQWDMAFSFSPAVNSNSPPMAIPGTSEGLQPTIADQYTLQYQQPAKLPVTQASAVPQPQMSGQPVVFTARDWQQSVASVYDPHGLKRRWNYSVDMEMENNTKRPR